One Rosa chinensis cultivar Old Blush chromosome 3, RchiOBHm-V2, whole genome shotgun sequence DNA window includes the following coding sequences:
- the LOC121052324 gene encoding uncharacterized protein LOC121052324, whose amino-acid sequence MAIEQENLIFQEQESAERDSRRKGKATVENSEGTDAQGGFWKRRRTHQQAPAREAAAPARVAPVGLGAPLRCYNCKEIGHTAKACTKPKNLACFTCGQTGHFSRGCTQQQGRGQGNQRGQQPLGHV is encoded by the coding sequence atggccattgagcaggagaacttgaTTTTCCAGGAGCAGGAGTCTGCTGAGAGGGACTCCcgaaggaagggaaaggcaactgTTGAGAACAGTGAAGGGACAGATGCTCAGGGTGGGTTCTGGAAGAGGCGCAGGACTCATCAGCAGGCGCCAGCTAGGGAAGCGGCTGCACCTGCTAGGGTTGCACCTGTTGGGCTGGGAGCACCTCTGAGATGTTACAATTGTAAGGAGATTGGCCATACTGCTAAGGCTTGCACAAAACCGAAGAACTTGGCGTGTTTTACTTGTGGCCAGACAGGGCATTTCTCAAGGGGTTGTACCCAGCAGCAGGGCAGGGGACAAGGAAATCAGCGAGGACAGCAGCCTTTGGGGCATGTCTGA